GAGCGTGGTATTCCTGTCGCTTGCGAAGTCGATATTTACGGCGCACTGTCTGAGTACATGATTACTTGTGCTACCAACCACCCAGCCACTTTGTTAGATATTAACAATACCGTGCCCAAGGATATGGTTGAAAACGCCACAGACCAAATGGGCAGCTACACAGAGAAAGACCTATTTATGGGTTTCCATTGTGGCAACACTGCGCCAAGTTGCATGAAAAACTCACAACTTCGTTTCCAAAAAATCATGCACAGCTTGATGGAGCCGGGACTTGAGCCAAATATTACTCGAGGTACGCTTGAGGGCCAAATTAAAGCAGGTGAAGTTACGCTGTTCCGTCTTCAATCTACGGCAGACACTAAGTTACGTTCCTACGTAGCACAAGGGGATATTCTCGATATTGACCCTGAATCATTTGGTTCTATTGCGGTGTTTGCTATTCCTGAAATGCAACGTTTTTACCGCCACGTACTCATTCAGAAACGTTACCCACATCATGCGGGTATTGCTTTTGGTCATGTGGGTAAAACACTTTATCAAGTGCTAGATTTGATTGGTGTTTCTGATATTGATTACAACCAACCTGTACATGAGCGCTACCCAAATGAAATACCAAGTGTTTTTCTTGGTTAATGCCAATGTAAAATAAGTAATGAAAAAGGGCTTTAAGAGTGATCTTAAGGCCCTTTCGTTATTTATTCTATTGAACGAGATGTCTAACACCAACTAAGTACTTTACAGTTGACTATAATAGGATGAGAAAGTGCCGTGCTCTAGGGTATCAAAGCTTAAGTCCAATAAACTTTGAAAGCAAACTGTCGCTTAGTGGAGAGGCCTACCTGTAGCGATAAGAGTTTTGTTAGTCTTTTTGTTCACATCGAAATTCTTTCGGAGTTCGATTTAAATTCTTTTTAAAGACGGTATACATATATTGTAGAGAAGGGTAACCACAAATCTCGGCTATATCAGAAATAGGTAATGATGTTGTTTTAAGTAAAACACATGCTTTATCTAATTTAGAATTATGAATTTCTTGATGAATAGAATGTCCACGCTCTTCTTTGAATCGTGATTCCATATTTGATCTGGAAATTCCGACATAATTTAAAACTTGATCAACTTTGATTCCTTTGCATGCATTTTGACGGATAAAATGCATAGCCTGAATAACATAGGTATCTTTTAATGCTTGATAATCTGAGCTTTGACGTTGATGCACTTTTGATGGTGGAACTAATACACGTTCATAACCTTTTTTCTGATTGAGAGGCGTATTCTCATTTGATTTAGTAGTGATATGTTTGTGTAATATTTTAGCGGCTCGATATCCCATTTCTTTACAGCCTTGAGCGACAGAGCTAAGAGATACTCGAGTTAAATATCTAGCCAGCTCTTCGTTATCGATACCAATTATCGAGACTTTGTCCGGCACCATAAGATTAAGATGATCACAAACTTGTAAGAGATGACGAGCTCGGGAGTCTGTTGCAGCAACAATCCCTGTTGGGGTGGGAAGCATCTGAAGCCAGTCGGCAAGGCGATTCATATCATATTGCCAATTATGGGGACTCGTATCGCTACCTCGATAAATAGAACAGGCGTATCCTTCTTTTTTTATGATTTTACTAAAGGCTCGTTCCCTCTCGGTAGCCCATCGTTTATTGTCAACATCTGCAAATCCATAGAATGCAAAATTTTGTAATCCTTTGTCTTTTAGATGCTTAAAGGCTAGTTCGACTAAAGCTTCGTTGTCCGTCGCAACATAAGGCACATTAGGGTAGTCATTCATATCTTGATAAGAACCGCCTACACCAACGATAGGAATCGAACTGTCGGCGAGTAACGCTGAAATATCAGGGCTATCGAAGTCAGCGATAATCCCATCGCCTTGCCAGGCATGAATGTTTTCAAGGTGAGTCGTAAAATCATCCTCGAGAAAAATATCCCAATCACATTGGGATGCTTGCAAATACTCCCCGATCCCTTCAATCACTTGACGGTCATAAGTTTTGTTCGCGTTAAATAACAAATTGATACGAAATTTTTTATTCATATTTTCGGGGGGCTCTTATCAATAATTTAGCTGGAGTTTATCAGTCGACCTGATTTTTAGGTGTGATCTTGCACACGTTCATGAAATCCCTGAAATTGACTACTAAATAACGTAATTGTAAGGGGCGATCAATACATCAATACTCTCCATCAGTTACAAACTTTCAGCAAAGGCAAGGCAAGCTAGAGCGCTAAAGAGGACAAATTATGTATATTGGTATCGACTTAGGTACATCAGGTGTTAAGTCTATTGTAATGTCTCGTGATGGGGATATTCTTGCTTCTCAAACGATAAAATTAACGGTGTCGCGTCCCTTGGAGCTATGGTCTGAGCAAGATCCTATGGATTGGTGGCAAGCGACATGCGAATCGATTTCTGGTTTGTCGAATCAAGTTGATTTAGCACAAGTGAAAGCCATCGGTTTATCCGGTCAAATGCATGGTGCAACATTGCTTGATGCTAATGGTGATATCATTCGGCCTGCCATTCTATGGAACGACGGTCGCTGCGCAGATGAGTGTCTTCAACTAGAAGCAGAGGTGCCAAATAGCCGATCTATCACGGGCAATATCATGATGCCAGGGTTTACTGCACCTAAGTTAAAGTGGGTGGCTAATCATGAGCCTCAATTATTCGAGAAAATAAATAAAGTATTGTTACCAAAAGATTACTTACGATTCAAAATGACCGGAGATTTTGCCTCTGACATGTCTGATTCGGCAGGTACACTTTGGCTAGATGTTGAAAAACGTGATTGGAATAACGACTTACTTGCTGCAACGGGTCTTTCGCGTCGCCACATGCCGAAACTATTTGAAGGTAATGAAATCACGGGCGCTTTATCTCAAGACGTCGCCGCTCTATGGGGAATGAAGCAAGTCCCAGTGATTGCTGGTGGTGGTGATAATGCTGCCGGAGCCATTGGTGTTGGTATCATAAGTCCAGGACAAGCGATGCTATCACTCGGCACATCGGGGGTTTACTTTGCCGTCAGCGACACTTTTGTATCAAACCCTGAATCCGCTCTACACAGTTTTTGTCATGCTCTGCCAAATACTTGTCACACTATGTCGGTCATCTTAAGTGCCGCGTCTTGTTTACAATGGGTTGCGGATCTTACCGATTTCGATGATGTCGGCAAGATGCTGATCGAGGTGGAAAATCATGCCGATACTTCTTCCAATGTTGTATTTTTACCATATTTGTCAGGAGAACGTACGCCTCATAATAATCCGAATGCAAAAGGAGTATTTTTCGGGATGAGCCATACAACCACTAAAGTTGAATTAGCTCTAGCTGTTCTTGAGGGCGTAGGTTTTGCCTTTGCTGATGGTTTCGATGCTCTTCATGTGACCAAAAACATACCAGATGAAGTTTCATTAATTGGCGGTGGTGCTCGAAGTCAATTTTGGCGTCAAATGCTTGCTGATATTGTAGAGATGCCACTAGTTTATCGGAAAGGTGGAGATGTTGGTCCTGCATTGGGGGCGGCTCGCCTTGCTATTTTAGGTATGGAGCCTAATGCAAGTTTACAGGATGTATGTCCTGTACCAGAACTCGTGCAAAGACACGAACCTAATATTGAAAAAGCGGCTTACTATCGAGCTAAACGTAAGGTATTTCAATCACTTTATACCAGACTCCAGGATCTATTCTAACCAGAAAAGCGTCATGGGCGTTTAGAAGAGATTGAGTTTTAGTACTAGAATTTTTAAATAACATGAGACAATTACCTGAAGTATAGGCAATGTTCTTTATAAAAAAGGCGACAGTGAAAACTGTCGCCTTTTTGATTGCTCGTCCTAAAACTAAAATGGGGAATATGACTGAGGCTGATATTGCCCACATAAATTTTACGTTAAAGGACTATCAACCTAATGCTGCGGCCTGCATGATTAAGCCACAGATATAAGCGCCGTATGTACCCAACGCGTAACCAAGTACAGCCATTAGGATACCGACTGGAGCCAAAGCAGGGTGGAATGCAGCAGCAACGATAGGAGCAGATGCAGCGCCGCCTACGTTAGCTTGGCTACCGACCGCCATGAAGAATAAAGGTGCGCGGATCAGTTTCGCCATCACGATCATGATAACCGCGTGAATTGTTAACCACGTAATCCCAATAAAGAAGTAACCTGGGTTATCGAAGATCGCCGTGACATCCATTTGCATACCAATGGTTGCGACTAGGATGTAAATAAAAGCAGACCCTACCTTAGATGCGCCACTGTGTTCAAGGCTACGTGTTGATTTGAAGCATGAAGCGATGAGTGCGAATGTCGTTACCATTACGATTAACCAGAAGAATCCAGACGTAAGACTGTACTGTGCCAGTTCTGGAGCATTGGTTGAAATCCATGGTGCAATGATGTCGCTAAAGAAGTGTGCTAAACCAGTAAGACCGAATGCAATGGCAGTGATCTTCATTAGATCGGTTGTTGTGGTCGGGCGAGCGTTTTCATCTTGATACTTAGATACCGTCTCTTTTAGATCTTCGATTGATGAAGTATCCGCTTTTAACCATGCATCAATCTTTTTATGGCGACCGGCCATGATAAGCAAGACAGCCATCCAAATATTGGCACAGATAACATCAACCGTAATCATGGCAGAAAACAGTTTGTCATCAACTTCAAATACTTCTTTCATTGCCGCTTGGTTTGCACCGCCACCGATCCAAGAGCCAGCCACCGTGGTTAGACCGCGCCATACATCACCAGAAACAAGATCAGGGTTAATTTGATCGATAATCAGAATCGCTAATGGTCCACCAATGATGATACCGACAGTACCCGTTAAAAACATGATGACGGCTTTAGAGCCTAACCCAAAGATTTTGCGTAAGTCTGCCGATATGATGAGCAGAACGAGTGCACTTGGAAGCAAGTAACGGCTTGCAACAAAGTACAGTTTAGAATTTGAAGCGTCGATGATGCCTAAGCTGTTCAGTAAAGAGGGAACAAAGTAGCAAAGTAACAAACCCGGAACGAACGAGTAGAATTTTTTTAGTGCGCTATTTTGGCTACTTTCCGTGATAAAAACGCCGCCAAGAATTACAGCTAACATGCCCATTATTACAGCATCATTAGTAATCATTATTATTATCTCCTTTTAGGTGGGCGTAAACGCCTCACTTTTTTGAAGTGCAGGACTATACCGATAACCGCTATTGGTTACAAACTGTAACGACAGACATATATTGGAAATATTTATGTTAATTTTATGAGGGTTAAACTTGTGAAGAAGATGATTCCGCCATTGATTTTGTGAATGTAGCATGGTGA
The DNA window shown above is from Vibrio artabrorum and carries:
- a CDS encoding XylR family transcriptional regulator; its protein translation is MNKKFRINLLFNANKTYDRQVIEGIGEYLQASQCDWDIFLEDDFTTHLENIHAWQGDGIIADFDSPDISALLADSSIPIVGVGGSYQDMNDYPNVPYVATDNEALVELAFKHLKDKGLQNFAFYGFADVDNKRWATERERAFSKIIKKEGYACSIYRGSDTSPHNWQYDMNRLADWLQMLPTPTGIVAATDSRARHLLQVCDHLNLMVPDKVSIIGIDNEELARYLTRVSLSSVAQGCKEMGYRAAKILHKHITTKSNENTPLNQKKGYERVLVPPSKVHQRQSSDYQALKDTYVIQAMHFIRQNACKGIKVDQVLNYVGISRSNMESRFKEERGHSIHQEIHNSKLDKACVLLKTTSLPISDIAEICGYPSLQYMYTVFKKNLNRTPKEFRCEQKD
- the xylB gene encoding xylulokinase: MYIGIDLGTSGVKSIVMSRDGDILASQTIKLTVSRPLELWSEQDPMDWWQATCESISGLSNQVDLAQVKAIGLSGQMHGATLLDANGDIIRPAILWNDGRCADECLQLEAEVPNSRSITGNIMMPGFTAPKLKWVANHEPQLFEKINKVLLPKDYLRFKMTGDFASDMSDSAGTLWLDVEKRDWNNDLLAATGLSRRHMPKLFEGNEITGALSQDVAALWGMKQVPVIAGGGDNAAGAIGVGIISPGQAMLSLGTSGVYFAVSDTFVSNPESALHSFCHALPNTCHTMSVILSAASCLQWVADLTDFDDVGKMLIEVENHADTSSNVVFLPYLSGERTPHNNPNAKGVFFGMSHTTTKVELALAVLEGVGFAFADGFDALHVTKNIPDEVSLIGGGARSQFWRQMLADIVEMPLVYRKGGDVGPALGAARLAILGMEPNASLQDVCPVPELVQRHEPNIEKAAYYRAKRKVFQSLYTRLQDLF
- a CDS encoding DUF819 family protein, which produces MITNDAVIMGMLAVILGGVFITESSQNSALKKFYSFVPGLLLCYFVPSLLNSLGIIDASNSKLYFVASRYLLPSALVLLIISADLRKIFGLGSKAVIMFLTGTVGIIIGGPLAILIIDQINPDLVSGDVWRGLTTVAGSWIGGGANQAAMKEVFEVDDKLFSAMITVDVICANIWMAVLLIMAGRHKKIDAWLKADTSSIEDLKETVSKYQDENARPTTTTDLMKITAIAFGLTGLAHFFSDIIAPWISTNAPELAQYSLTSGFFWLIVMVTTFALIASCFKSTRSLEHSGASKVGSAFIYILVATIGMQMDVTAIFDNPGYFFIGITWLTIHAVIMIVMAKLIRAPLFFMAVGSQANVGGAASAPIVAAAFHPALAPVGILMAVLGYALGTYGAYICGLIMQAAALG